One Chlorobaculum limnaeum genomic window carries:
- a CDS encoding peptidylprolyl isomerase, with product MPEKFIIKTSMGDIAIALFDDTPQHRDNFLKLVGEGYYDGIRFHRVIEGFMIQSGDPLSRHDEKRMLHGTGGPDYRVPAEIKHSNKKGTLAAARDNNPQKASSGSQFYINQADNGFLDGEYTVFGVVESGIEVVDAIAAVETDMRDNPLKPVTIETIAPATEG from the coding sequence ATGCCAGAAAAATTCATCATCAAAACCAGCATGGGCGATATTGCCATCGCTCTGTTTGACGACACCCCCCAGCACCGCGACAACTTCCTCAAGCTCGTCGGCGAGGGCTACTACGATGGCATCCGCTTCCACCGCGTCATCGAAGGGTTCATGATCCAGTCCGGCGATCCGCTTTCGCGCCACGACGAGAAACGGATGCTGCACGGCACCGGCGGCCCCGACTACCGCGTTCCGGCTGAAATCAAACATTCCAACAAAAAGGGCACGCTTGCCGCCGCGAGGGACAACAATCCGCAGAAGGCCTCCTCCGGCAGCCAGTTCTACATCAACCAGGCCGACAACGGCTTCCTCGATGGCGAATACACCGTCTTCGGCGTCGTGGAGTCGGGCATCGAGGTAGTTGACGCCATCGCCGCCGTCGAGACCGACATGCGCGACAACCCGCTCAAGCCGGTGACCATCGAAACCATCGCTCCGGCAACCGAAGGCTGA
- a CDS encoding tetratricopeptide repeat protein — protein MNTTQPQKALPAPTFTDRLLEIGIKYKKQLTALFIVVCLAAGGTLFWMQKSRVDQTEASLALAKITPWIETGDLNRAMNGEGSIKGLNAIAKTWGGTPSGNMARLYMGNILLSNGKTDDALAMYQSFKSGNKDLQASALAGAAACRVQKKAFAEAAPEYEKASETAESETLKSMYLAKAAESYSAAGQPDNAAKLYDQVIKTWPGTSSAGMARRALLRLSGAGVQIPQI, from the coding sequence ATGAACACCACGCAACCGCAGAAAGCGCTTCCGGCGCCGACCTTCACCGACAGGCTGCTTGAAATCGGCATCAAGTATAAAAAACAGCTCACCGCTCTTTTCATCGTCGTCTGCCTGGCAGCTGGCGGCACGCTTTTCTGGATGCAGAAGAGCCGGGTCGATCAAACGGAAGCGTCGCTCGCTCTGGCCAAAATCACCCCGTGGATCGAAACCGGCGACCTCAACCGGGCGATGAATGGCGAGGGATCGATCAAAGGGCTGAACGCTATCGCCAAAACCTGGGGCGGCACGCCAAGCGGCAACATGGCCAGGCTTTACATGGGCAACATCCTGCTCAGCAATGGCAAGACGGATGACGCGCTCGCAATGTACCAGAGCTTCAAGAGCGGCAACAAGGATCTCCAGGCATCGGCGCTGGCTGGAGCCGCCGCCTGCCGCGTCCAGAAAAAGGCCTTCGCCGAAGCCGCGCCGGAGTACGAAAAGGCGTCGGAAACCGCCGAAAGCGAAACGCTCAAATCGATGTACCTCGCCAAAGCCGCCGAAAGCTACTCCGCCGCGGGACAGCCCGACAATGCAGCAAAACTGTACGACCAGGTGATCAAAACCTGGCCGGGCACATCGTCAGCGGGCATGGCCCGGCGCGCGCTCTTGCGTCTTTCGGGCGCTGGTGTGCAGATACCGCAAATCTGA